The following are encoded together in the Deltaproteobacteria bacterium genome:
- a CDS encoding aminodeoxychorismate/anthranilate synthase component II, protein MPAPPASLLVLDNHDSFTWNLVQALEAMGAAVTVVRPDAGLRPALRRVRPDGVLVSPGPGRPEAASDALALVRAAAEARLPLLGVCLGHQALAIAFGGRVGRAAVPRHGKTIAVRHDGDGLFAGVPDPFEAMLYHSLSVDAASLPAALTVSAVGPEGEVMGLRHRQLPLDGVQFHPESIGTPTGTALLANFLALCTTGAAA, encoded by the coding sequence GTGCCCGCCCCGCCCGCCAGCCTCCTCGTGCTGGACAACCACGACTCGTTCACCTGGAACCTGGTCCAGGCGCTCGAGGCGATGGGCGCCGCCGTCACGGTCGTGCGGCCGGACGCCGGGCTCCGGCCGGCGCTGCGCCGCGTGCGGCCCGACGGCGTCCTGGTGTCGCCGGGGCCGGGGAGGCCCGAGGCGGCGAGCGACGCGCTCGCGCTGGTCCGGGCCGCCGCGGAGGCGCGGCTGCCGCTGCTCGGCGTATGCCTCGGGCACCAGGCGCTGGCGATCGCGTTCGGCGGCCGGGTCGGGCGCGCGGCCGTGCCCCGCCATGGCAAGACGATCGCCGTCCGCCACGACGGCGACGGCCTGTTCGCCGGCGTACCCGACCCCTTCGAGGCGATGCTCTACCACTCCCTGAGCGTGGACGCGGCGTCGCTGCCGGCTGCGCTCACGGTCTCGGCGGTCGGGCCGGAGGGGGAGGTGATGGGGTTGCGCCATCGCCAGCTTCCCCTCGACGGCGTCCAGTTCCATCCCGAGTCGATCGGGACTCCCACGGGCACGGCGCTGCTCGCGAACTTCCTGGCGCTCTGCACGACGGGAGCGGCGGCGTGA
- the trpD gene encoding anthranilate phosphoribosyltransferase, with protein MNLRVALETATRGEAVAPAVLEAAFGEIMDGKASAVAIAALLVALRTKGETVDEIVAAARALRARADTAPLVDARAIDTCGTGGDGAGTFNVSTAAAFVVAGAGVPVAKHGNRASSSRTGSFDVLEALGVRADLPIARAAEILREIGVAFFYARRAHPAMRHVAPVREELGVRTLMNCIGPLCNPTGVRRQLVGVYAAALVEPLAEALAALGAEAALVVHGEDGLDEITTTAPTRAAQVRGGRIEPLRLDAAALGVPRARAAELAGGEPAENAGIVRAVLEGSPGPALDIVLVNAAAALWVAGAAPDWAEGLVLARRSVASGAARAKLEALVEASRR; from the coding sequence GTGAACCTGCGCGTGGCGCTCGAGACGGCGACCCGTGGCGAGGCGGTGGCGCCGGCCGTGCTCGAGGCGGCCTTCGGCGAGATCATGGACGGCAAGGCCAGCGCGGTGGCGATCGCGGCGCTGCTCGTCGCGCTGCGCACCAAGGGCGAGACCGTCGACGAGATCGTGGCGGCGGCCCGGGCGCTGCGCGCGCGGGCCGACACCGCGCCGCTCGTCGACGCGCGGGCGATCGACACCTGCGGCACCGGCGGCGACGGCGCGGGCACCTTCAACGTGTCGACGGCGGCGGCCTTCGTCGTGGCCGGGGCGGGCGTGCCGGTGGCCAAGCACGGCAACCGCGCCTCGTCGAGCCGTACCGGCAGCTTCGACGTGCTGGAGGCGCTCGGCGTGCGCGCCGATCTCCCGATCGCACGCGCCGCCGAGATCCTGCGCGAGATCGGGGTCGCCTTCTTCTACGCGCGCCGGGCCCATCCGGCGATGCGCCACGTGGCTCCGGTGCGCGAGGAGCTCGGGGTCCGCACGCTCATGAACTGCATCGGGCCGCTCTGCAACCCGACGGGCGTGCGGCGCCAGCTCGTGGGGGTCTACGCAGCGGCGCTGGTCGAGCCCCTCGCCGAGGCGCTCGCGGCGCTCGGCGCCGAGGCGGCGCTCGTGGTGCACGGCGAGGACGGCCTCGACGAGATCACCACGACCGCGCCGACCCGCGCCGCCCAGGTGCGCGGGGGCCGGATCGAGCCGCTCCGGCTCGACGCCGCCGCGCTCGGGGTGCCGCGCGCGCGCGCGGCCGAGCTTGCCGGCGGCGAGCCGGCCGAGAACGCCGGCATCGTGCGCGCCGTGCTCGAGGGCAGCCCCGGCCCTGCGCTCGACATCGTGCTCGTGAACGCGGCCGCGGCGCTCTGGGTGGCCGGCGCCGCGCCCGACTGGGCGGAGGGCCTCGTGCTCGCGCGGCGCAGCGTCGCGAGCGGGGCGGCGCGGGCGAAGCTCGAGGCGCTCGTCGAGGCGAGCCGGCGATGA